The following proteins are co-located in the Flectobacillus major DSM 103 genome:
- the argG gene encoding argininosuccinate synthase encodes MSKPKVLLAFSGGLDTSFCVKYLSEDRGFEVHSALVDTGGFSEEELKDIEQKAYGLGVASHVALDVVEKYYNDCIRYMVYGNVLKNNTYPLSVSAERVFQATAVAEYANKIGAKAIAHGSTGAGNDQVRFDVVFRILTPDVEIITPIRDLKLSREAEIDYLKGKGVVREWHKAAYSINKGLWGTSVGGKETLTSNGYLPEEAWPTQVTKTGEESVKLHFEKGQLVGINGETLSPVAAIRKLTDIAAPYGVGRDIHVGDTIIGIKGRVGFEAAAPLLIIKAHHLLEKHTLTKQQLYWKQNIAEMYGTMLHEGQFLEPVMRNFETFLADTQDNVSGIVEIHLAPYRYFVVGIESKYDLMSSVFGSYGEMNNAWSGDDVRGFSKIVSNQTMIHRKVTDLAN; translated from the coding sequence ATGAGTAAACCTAAAGTATTATTAGCATTTTCTGGAGGACTAGATACCTCTTTCTGTGTCAAGTATTTATCTGAAGACCGTGGTTTTGAAGTGCATTCGGCCTTGGTTGACACAGGCGGTTTTTCAGAAGAAGAATTAAAAGACATTGAACAAAAAGCTTATGGTTTGGGTGTTGCCTCGCACGTAGCTTTAGACGTTGTTGAGAAGTATTACAACGATTGTATCCGTTACATGGTTTATGGTAATGTGCTCAAAAACAACACTTACCCTTTGTCGGTTTCGGCAGAACGGGTATTCCAAGCAACTGCTGTAGCTGAATATGCCAACAAAATCGGAGCAAAGGCCATTGCACACGGTAGTACAGGAGCAGGTAACGACCAAGTACGATTTGATGTAGTTTTCAGAATTCTTACGCCCGATGTTGAAATTATCACGCCTATCCGTGACCTAAAACTTTCTCGTGAGGCTGAAATTGACTATTTGAAAGGTAAAGGCGTTGTGAGAGAATGGCACAAAGCTGCTTATTCTATCAACAAAGGACTTTGGGGGACTTCGGTTGGTGGAAAAGAAACTCTTACCTCTAATGGCTATTTGCCAGAAGAAGCTTGGCCAACGCAAGTAACCAAAACTGGCGAAGAAAGTGTGAAGTTGCATTTTGAAAAAGGTCAATTAGTAGGCATCAATGGCGAAACGCTTTCTCCTGTAGCAGCTATCAGAAAATTGACAGATATTGCTGCTCCTTATGGAGTTGGTAGGGATATTCACGTAGGTGATACAATTATTGGTATTAAAGGGCGTGTTGGATTTGAAGCTGCCGCTCCTTTGTTGATAATCAAGGCTCACCATTTGTTAGAAAAACATACCTTGACCAAACAACAGCTTTACTGGAAACAAAACATTGCTGAAATGTACGGTACAATGTTGCATGAAGGCCAATTTCTAGAGCCCGTAATGCGTAACTTTGAAACCTTCTTGGCTGATACTCAAGACAATGTTTCGGGTATTGTTGAAATCCACTTAGCCCCATATCGCTACTTTGTTGTAGGTATTGAATCTAAATACGATTTGATGTCTTCTGTATTTGGCTCTTATGGCGAAATGAA